A genomic region of Gossypium hirsutum isolate 1008001.06 chromosome D01, Gossypium_hirsutum_v2.1, whole genome shotgun sequence contains the following coding sequences:
- the LOC107920993 gene encoding uncharacterized protein isoform X1 — MHAHLKKCSSINSLQEDSSIQAYMQNVSYGSGEGNDRLLICKITNSQCYKWVNLNAIKRLVEADALKMEIIPNPKVVNGIKVLQLETVVGAAIRVENCTSYGYDVLKCKKFCLTMCFSIRD, encoded by the exons ATGCATGCACACTTGAAGAAGTGCAGTAGTATTAATTCTCTGCAGGAAGATTCCTCGATTCAGGCTTATATGCAAAATGTGAGTTATGGATCTGGAGAAGGGAATGATAGGCTGCTTATATGCAAAAT TACTAACAGTCAATGTTACAAGTGGGTCAACCTGAATGCTATCAAGAGGCTTGTGGAAGCTGATGCACTCAAGATGGAGATCATTCCAAACCCGAAG GTGGTCAATGGAATCAAGGTTCTTCAATTGGAAACTGTAGTTGGTGCGGCAATTAGGGTAGAAAATTGTACCAGTTATGGTTATGAtgtattaaaatgtaaaaagttctGTCTAACCATGTGTTTTTCCATACGTGATTAA
- the LOC107920993 gene encoding uncharacterized protein isoform X2 has product MDLEKGMIGCLYAKYMVYELLRISTHTNSQCYKWVNLNAIKRLVEADALKMEIIPNPKVVNGIKVLQLETVVGAAIRVENCTSYGYDVLKCKKFCLTMCFSIRD; this is encoded by the exons ATGGATCTGGAGAAGGGAATGATAGGCTGCTTATATGCAAAAT ATATGGTTTATGAATTGCTGCGCATATCAACCCA TACTAACAGTCAATGTTACAAGTGGGTCAACCTGAATGCTATCAAGAGGCTTGTGGAAGCTGATGCACTCAAGATGGAGATCATTCCAAACCCGAAG GTGGTCAATGGAATCAAGGTTCTTCAATTGGAAACTGTAGTTGGTGCGGCAATTAGGGTAGAAAATTGTACCAGTTATGGTTATGAtgtattaaaatgtaaaaagttctGTCTAACCATGTGTTTTTCCATACGTGATTAA
- the LOC107921987 gene encoding uncharacterized protein isoform X1 → MTGALCHRQKKMMGRGADGGCGTEERLCRPISGVSSRRPVIQSETSEKQYDVGVDFFSQARKALCQRSPFDVPEGGSVSGLSVPTLPSGLASLLKQTDSRKKHKKSHSGADKKSSRQGEKAREASIWAETEVFFRDLALPDIDALFEIIPSRFLAARKKCFMIPYVGNVLTGNSNLYAEVDEKASVSSGENFNGVNENGNVDKEGKEVVRVEDWHLMEIDNVATQAQFSPKETAGHFFPDSTSSLEWLLGSRSRVLLSSERPSKKRKLVGEDAGLEKILVARPCDGDSSLCHFCCTGDTGKGSNRLIVCSSCKVAVHQKCYGVQKDVDSSWLCSWCELTNDGDGTVKSCILCPKQGGALKPVQKNDENGSSVEFAHLFCSYWMPEVYIEDLTKMEPIINAGGINDTRKKLVCNVCKVKDGACVRCSHGTCRTSFHPICAREARHRMEVWGRFGCDNIELRAFCSKHSEIHDNSSSPQHGELCASGTDSSITNQLSLQSMDNSQNSKISQSNGDKIAVGIEGLDDKSGDGELQEIDVSGTRSNAQVASECGEAQHLVDVGLLERTNDDEHSPFNSLNFAMILKKLIDRGKVNVKDIASEIGLSADSLSASLNNDSLAPDLQCKIVKWLSNHAYMGTSLKNLKVNIKSLISWKDETDETGMGISDDIMASKSDIADVVAVKPMPPWRRTKNNVRILRDNKILCSDEATDDIGVVMDEVRVDLLAKEETNDLSKISILDATGRNSANPDVSQDSAERHFHTYEGNSTDLLNDSLHGKSQSERAMTPEKKTDQGNSIWSIVNPIIADLIRTEEFSNFYIHPYTQKQLLQMPNGLLCKNRVGECEGRKDTLNEFYGAKEGDLSRLVASSNASVCCSHQSEHSMCNEKSCPVDDLELSVKARKLGALSFSPEDEVEGEIIFYQHRLLGNAVSRNHVTDNLVSRVAKSLPQEVEASRTKIWDTMLVNRYLYELREAKKQGRKERRHKEAQAVLAAATAAVAASSRISSRKDGLEDSSHQENVLKLNASVGRAGINSQTRAKDALSRNAVSRTPSEKYSDIVQSVTDFSKGHPRSCDICRRSETVLNPILVCSGCKVAVHLDCYRNVKESTGPWRCELCEELFSSRSSGAPSLNFWEKPYPAAECGLCGGTTGAFRKSVDGQWVHAFCAEWVLESTFRRGQVNPVEGMHLASSGVDVCCICCCKRGACIKCGYGHCQITFHPSCARSAGFCMNVKLGGGKLHHKAYCEQHSVEQRAKAETQKHGIEELKNMKQIRVELERLRLLCERIIKREKLKRELVLCSHEILACKRDHVTRAVLVHSPFFHPDVSSESATTSLKGHTDDNKSCSEAMRSDDVTVDSTLSVKHQAKVPVPVDNYQRTDDSSTSQSLFVRKPTERVPFSGQQIPHRYSLASRNALDNAEWNSKSRKPIETFEKELVMTSDEASMKNSRLPKGYCYVPVDCLPKEKHLTRDTTSDGQLEHNG, encoded by the exons ATGACCGGAGCTCTATGCCACCGGCAGAAGAAGATGATGGGTAGGGGTGCGGACGGAGGTTGCGGCACCGAGGAGAGGCTTTGCCGCCCGATTTCTGGGGTCTCCAGTCGGAGGCCGGTGATCCAATCTGAGACTTCCGAGAAGCAATATGATGTTGGTGTCGATTTCTTTTCTCAGGCACGGAAAGCCCTTTGCCAACGTTCCCCTTTTGATGTCCCTGAAGGTGGTTCTGTGTCGGGGTTGAGTGTGCCAACGCTGCCCAGTGGACTGGCTAGTTTGTTGAAGCAGACTGATAGTAGGAAGAAGCATAAGAAGTCGCATTCGGGAGCAGATAAGAAGTCTTCCAGGCAGGGTGAAAAGGCTCGAGAAGCCAGCATTTGGGCTGAAACGGAAGTGTTTTTTCGGGACCTAGCATTGCCGGATATTGATGCTTTGTTTGAGATTATACCATCCAGATTTTTAGCTGCTAGGAAGAAGTGTTTTATGATTCCTTATGTTGGAAATGTGCTAACAGGGAATTCAAATTTGTATGCTGAAGTGGATGAGAAGGCGAGTGTGAGTAGTGGAGAGAATTTTAATGGTGTGAATGAAAATGGTAATGTTGATAAAGAAGGGAAGGAGGTCGTCAGGGTTGAGGATTGGCACTTAATGGAAATTGATAACGTTGCAACGCAAGCTCAGTTTTCACCAAAGGAAACAGCAGGACACTTTTTTCCAGATTCAACTAGTAGTTTAGAGTGGCTTTTAGGTTCTAGGAGTAGGGTATTATTATCTTCAGAGCGGCCTTCAAAGAAGCGGAAGCTTGTTGGAGAAGATGCTGGGCTGGAGAAAATATTAGTTGCACGTCCATGTGACGGGGATTCATCTTTATGTCACTTTTGTTGCACTGGTGATACTGGAAAAGGATCAAACAGGTTAATTGTTTGTAGTTCTTGCAAGGTAGCTGTTCATCAGAAGTGCTATGGTGTGCAAAAAGATGTAGATAGTTCTTGGCTCTGTTCTTGGTGTGAGCTGACAAATGATGGCGATGGTACAGTGAAATCTTGTATACTTTGTCCGAAGCAGGGTGGTGCATTAAAGCCTGTCCAAAAGAAtgatgaaaatggttcatctgtGGAGTTTGCTCACTTGTTTTGTTCATACTGGATGCCTGAGGTTTATATAGAAGACTTGACAAAGATGGAACCAATTATTAATGCGGGAGGAATAAATGACACCAGAAAGAAATTAGTCTGTAATGTATGCAAGGTGAAGGATGGTGCGTGTGTTCGGTGCAGTCATG GAACTTGCAGAACCTCATTCCATCCTATATGTGCAAGAGAAGCCAGGCATAGAATGGAAGTTTGGGGAAGATTTGGGTGTGATAAT ATTGAGTTACGGGCATTTTGCTCTAAGCATTCAGAAATCCATGATAACAGCAGTTCCCCACAACATGGAGAACTTTGTGCTTCTGGCACAGACTCTTCTATCACCAACCAACTTTCGCTGCAATCtatggacaattctcaaaattcaaaaattagccAGAGTAATGGAGATAAAATTGCAGTGGGCATAGAAGGTCTAGATGATAAATCTGGTGATGGTGAGTTGCAGGAGATAGACGTGTCTGGTACCAGATCAAATGCCCAAGTTGCATCAGAATGTGGTGAGGCACAGCATCTGGTTGATGTGGGGTTGTTGGAGAGGACAAATGATGATGAACATAGCCCATTTAACTCTCTTAATTTTGCAATGATTTTGAAGAAG CTAATTGACCGAGGGAAAGTCAATGTAAAAGATATAGCATCGGAGATTGGACTCTCAGCTGATTCTTTGAGTGCTTCATTAAAT AATGATAGCTTGGCACCTGACCTGCAATGCAAAATAGTGAAATGGCTTAGTAATCATGCATATATGGGCACTTCcctgaaaaatttaaaagttaatattAAGTCTTTGATTTCATGGAAGGATGAGACTGATGAGACTGGAATGGGTATTTCTGACGATATAATGGCCTCCAAGTCTGACATAGCAGATGTTGTAGCTGTCAAGCCTATGCCTCCTTGGAGAAGAACCAAGAATAATGTGAGGATTTTGAGGGATAACAAAATATTATGCTCTGATGAAGCCACTGATGATATTGGGGTAGTGATGGATGAAGTTAGGGTTGATCTGCTTGCTAAGGAAGAAACAAATGATTTAAGTAAAATATCCATTCTTGATGCCACTGGAAGG AATTCTGCCAACCCTGATGTTTCCCAGGACTCTGCAGAGAGGCATTTTCACACATATGAAG GAAATTCAACTGATCTCTTAAATGACAGCCTTCATGGAAAGAGTCAATCAGAGAGGGCAATGACTCCTGAGAAGAAAACAGATCAAGGAAATTCTATTTGGTCGATTGTTAATCCAATTATCGCTGATCTCAT AAGAACTGAAGAATTTTCTAACTTCTACATTCACCCGTATACACAGAAGCAATTGCTGCAGATGCCCAATGGGTTGCTTTGCAAGAATAGAGTGGGTGAGTGTGAAGGCAGAAAGGACACATTAAATGAGTTCTATG GTGCAAAGGAGGGAGATCTCTCTCGTCTGGTGGCATCTTCAAATGCTAGTGTTTGCTGCAGTCACCAAAGTGAACATTCAATGTGCAATGAAAAGAGTTGTCCTGTTGATGATTTAGAGCTGTCAGTTAAGGCTAGAAAATTGGGAGCTCTCAGTTTTTCTCCAGAGGATGAAGTGGAAGGGGAAATTATATTTTATCAGCATAGGTTACTGGGCAACGCAGTTTCAAGAAACCATGTTACCG ATAATTTAGTTTCTAGGGTTGCTAAAAGTCTACCACAGGAGGTTGAAGCATCAAGGACAAAGATATGGGATACTATGCTTGTTAATCGATATCTTTATGAGCTAAGAGAAGCAAAGAAGCAGGGCCGTAAAGAGAGAAGACATAAGGAGGCACAGGCAGTGTTGGCTGCTGCAACTGCTGCTGTAGCTGCTTCCTCCAGGATTTCATCAAGAAAAGATGGCTTGGAAGATTCTAGTCATCAAGAG AATGTATTGAAGCTGAATGCTTCTGTTGGAAGGGCCGGCATTAACTCTCAGACAAGAGCAAAAGATGCACTTTCTAGGAATGCTGTCTCAAGGACTCCATCTGAAAAGTACTCAGATATTGTTCAATCAGTTACAGATTTTTCTAAAGGACATCCTAGGTCGTGCGATATCTGCAGGAGATCTGAGACCGTACTGAATCCTATTTTAGTCTGTTCTGGCTGCAAG GTTGCAGTTCACTTGGATTGCTATCGCAACGTTAAAGAATCTACAGGTCCTTGGCGCTGTGAATTATGTGAAGAATTGTTCTCATCTAGATCCTCTGGAGCTCCATCTCTAAATTTTTGGGAGAAACCTTATCCTGCTGCAGAATGTGGCTTATGTGGTGGTACTACTGGTGCTTTTAGGAAATCTGTAGATGGCCAGTGGGTACATGCTTTCTGTGCTGAG TGGGTTCTTGAATCAACATTCAGAAGGGGACAAGTTAATCCTGTTGAGGGAATG CATTTGGCTTCAAGCGGGGTTGACGTTTGTTGTATATGTTGTTGCAAGCGTGGTGCATGCATTAAG TGTGGTTATGGTCACTGTCAGATCACTTTCCATCCCTCTTGTGCTAGAAGTGCTGGCTTCTGTATGAATGTGAAGCTTGGTGGTGGCAAATTGCATCACAAAGCTTATTGTGAACAGCACAGTGTGGAGCAGAGAGCAaag GCTGAAACTCAAAAACATGGAATTGAGGAGTTGAAAAACATGAAGCAAATTCGG GTTGAACTGGAAAGATTACGCCTTCTTTGTGAAAGAATAATCAAACGtgaaaaattgaag CGAGAGTTGGTTCTTTGCTCACATGAAATACTTGCCTGTAAAAGAGATCATGTTACTCGTGCTGTGCTTGTTCATAGTCCCTTTTTCCATCCGGATGTTAGCTCCGAATCTGCAACAACTTCTCTCAAGGGCCATACAGATGATAACAAATCATGCAGTGAAGCAATGCGATCTGATGATGTAACTGTGGACAGTACACTTTCAGTGAAGCACCAAGCAAAGGTTCCTGTGCCTGTGGACAATTATCAAAGAACTGATGACAGCTCCACTTCCCAAAGCCTCTTTGTTCGGAAGCCAACTGAGAGGGTGCCATTTTCTGGGCAGCAAATCCCACACAGATATTCTCTTGCATCTCGTAATGCTTTGGATAATGCAGaatggaactcaaaatccaggaAG CCAATTGAAACATTTGAAAAGGAGCTGGTAATGACATCGGATGAAGCATCGATGAAGAATTCACGGTTACCAAAAGGATATTGTTATGTTCCTGTCGATTGTCTTCCCAAGGAGAAGCACCTCACACGAGATACCACTTCTGATGGACAGTTGGAGCACAATGGTTAG
- the LOC107921987 gene encoding uncharacterized protein isoform X2, whose translation MTGALCHRQKKMMGRGADGGCGTEERLCRPISGVSSRRPVIQSETSEKQYDVGVDFFSQARKALCQRSPFDVPEGGSVSGLSVPTLPSGLASLLKQTDSRKKHKKSHSGADKKSSRQGEKAREASIWAETEVFFRDLALPDIDALFEIIPSRFLAARKKCFMIPYVGNVLTGNSNLYAEVDEKASVSSGENFNGVNENGNVDKEGKEVVRVEDWHLMEIDNVATQAQFSPKETAGHFFPDSTSSLEWLLGSRSRVLLSSERPSKKRKLVGEDAGLEKILVARPCDGDSSLCHFCCTGDTGKGSNRLIVCSSCKVAVHQKCYGVQKDVDSSWLCSWCELTNDGDGTVKSCILCPKQGGALKPVQKNDENGSSVEFAHLFCSYWMPEVYIEDLTKMEPIINAGGINDTRKKLVCNVCKVKDGACVRCSHGTCRTSFHPICAREARHRMEVWGRFGCDNIELRAFCSKHSEIHDNSSSPQHGELCASGTDSSITNQLSLQSMDNSQNSKISQSNGDKIAVGIEGLDDKSGDGELQEIDVSGTRSNAQVASECGEAQHLVDVGLLERTNDDEHSPFNSLNFAMILKKLIDRGKVNVKDIASEIGLSADSLSASLNNDSLAPDLQCKIVKWLSNHAYMGTSLKNLKVNIKSLISWKDETDETGMGISDDIMASKSDIADVVAVKPMPPWRRTKNNVRILRDNKILCSDEATDDIGVVMDEVRVDLLAKEETNDLSKISILDATGRNSANPDVSQDSAERHFHTYEGNSTDLLNDSLHGKSQSERAMTPEKKTDQGNSIWSIVNPIIADLIRTEEFSNFYIHPYTQKQLLQMPNGLLCKNRVGAKEGDLSRLVASSNASVCCSHQSEHSMCNEKSCPVDDLELSVKARKLGALSFSPEDEVEGEIIFYQHRLLGNAVSRNHVTDNLVSRVAKSLPQEVEASRTKIWDTMLVNRYLYELREAKKQGRKERRHKEAQAVLAAATAAVAASSRISSRKDGLEDSSHQENVLKLNASVGRAGINSQTRAKDALSRNAVSRTPSEKYSDIVQSVTDFSKGHPRSCDICRRSETVLNPILVCSGCKVAVHLDCYRNVKESTGPWRCELCEELFSSRSSGAPSLNFWEKPYPAAECGLCGGTTGAFRKSVDGQWVHAFCAEWVLESTFRRGQVNPVEGMHLASSGVDVCCICCCKRGACIKCGYGHCQITFHPSCARSAGFCMNVKLGGGKLHHKAYCEQHSVEQRAKAETQKHGIEELKNMKQIRVELERLRLLCERIIKREKLKRELVLCSHEILACKRDHVTRAVLVHSPFFHPDVSSESATTSLKGHTDDNKSCSEAMRSDDVTVDSTLSVKHQAKVPVPVDNYQRTDDSSTSQSLFVRKPTERVPFSGQQIPHRYSLASRNALDNAEWNSKSRKPIETFEKELVMTSDEASMKNSRLPKGYCYVPVDCLPKEKHLTRDTTSDGQLEHNG comes from the exons ATGACCGGAGCTCTATGCCACCGGCAGAAGAAGATGATGGGTAGGGGTGCGGACGGAGGTTGCGGCACCGAGGAGAGGCTTTGCCGCCCGATTTCTGGGGTCTCCAGTCGGAGGCCGGTGATCCAATCTGAGACTTCCGAGAAGCAATATGATGTTGGTGTCGATTTCTTTTCTCAGGCACGGAAAGCCCTTTGCCAACGTTCCCCTTTTGATGTCCCTGAAGGTGGTTCTGTGTCGGGGTTGAGTGTGCCAACGCTGCCCAGTGGACTGGCTAGTTTGTTGAAGCAGACTGATAGTAGGAAGAAGCATAAGAAGTCGCATTCGGGAGCAGATAAGAAGTCTTCCAGGCAGGGTGAAAAGGCTCGAGAAGCCAGCATTTGGGCTGAAACGGAAGTGTTTTTTCGGGACCTAGCATTGCCGGATATTGATGCTTTGTTTGAGATTATACCATCCAGATTTTTAGCTGCTAGGAAGAAGTGTTTTATGATTCCTTATGTTGGAAATGTGCTAACAGGGAATTCAAATTTGTATGCTGAAGTGGATGAGAAGGCGAGTGTGAGTAGTGGAGAGAATTTTAATGGTGTGAATGAAAATGGTAATGTTGATAAAGAAGGGAAGGAGGTCGTCAGGGTTGAGGATTGGCACTTAATGGAAATTGATAACGTTGCAACGCAAGCTCAGTTTTCACCAAAGGAAACAGCAGGACACTTTTTTCCAGATTCAACTAGTAGTTTAGAGTGGCTTTTAGGTTCTAGGAGTAGGGTATTATTATCTTCAGAGCGGCCTTCAAAGAAGCGGAAGCTTGTTGGAGAAGATGCTGGGCTGGAGAAAATATTAGTTGCACGTCCATGTGACGGGGATTCATCTTTATGTCACTTTTGTTGCACTGGTGATACTGGAAAAGGATCAAACAGGTTAATTGTTTGTAGTTCTTGCAAGGTAGCTGTTCATCAGAAGTGCTATGGTGTGCAAAAAGATGTAGATAGTTCTTGGCTCTGTTCTTGGTGTGAGCTGACAAATGATGGCGATGGTACAGTGAAATCTTGTATACTTTGTCCGAAGCAGGGTGGTGCATTAAAGCCTGTCCAAAAGAAtgatgaaaatggttcatctgtGGAGTTTGCTCACTTGTTTTGTTCATACTGGATGCCTGAGGTTTATATAGAAGACTTGACAAAGATGGAACCAATTATTAATGCGGGAGGAATAAATGACACCAGAAAGAAATTAGTCTGTAATGTATGCAAGGTGAAGGATGGTGCGTGTGTTCGGTGCAGTCATG GAACTTGCAGAACCTCATTCCATCCTATATGTGCAAGAGAAGCCAGGCATAGAATGGAAGTTTGGGGAAGATTTGGGTGTGATAAT ATTGAGTTACGGGCATTTTGCTCTAAGCATTCAGAAATCCATGATAACAGCAGTTCCCCACAACATGGAGAACTTTGTGCTTCTGGCACAGACTCTTCTATCACCAACCAACTTTCGCTGCAATCtatggacaattctcaaaattcaaaaattagccAGAGTAATGGAGATAAAATTGCAGTGGGCATAGAAGGTCTAGATGATAAATCTGGTGATGGTGAGTTGCAGGAGATAGACGTGTCTGGTACCAGATCAAATGCCCAAGTTGCATCAGAATGTGGTGAGGCACAGCATCTGGTTGATGTGGGGTTGTTGGAGAGGACAAATGATGATGAACATAGCCCATTTAACTCTCTTAATTTTGCAATGATTTTGAAGAAG CTAATTGACCGAGGGAAAGTCAATGTAAAAGATATAGCATCGGAGATTGGACTCTCAGCTGATTCTTTGAGTGCTTCATTAAAT AATGATAGCTTGGCACCTGACCTGCAATGCAAAATAGTGAAATGGCTTAGTAATCATGCATATATGGGCACTTCcctgaaaaatttaaaagttaatattAAGTCTTTGATTTCATGGAAGGATGAGACTGATGAGACTGGAATGGGTATTTCTGACGATATAATGGCCTCCAAGTCTGACATAGCAGATGTTGTAGCTGTCAAGCCTATGCCTCCTTGGAGAAGAACCAAGAATAATGTGAGGATTTTGAGGGATAACAAAATATTATGCTCTGATGAAGCCACTGATGATATTGGGGTAGTGATGGATGAAGTTAGGGTTGATCTGCTTGCTAAGGAAGAAACAAATGATTTAAGTAAAATATCCATTCTTGATGCCACTGGAAGG AATTCTGCCAACCCTGATGTTTCCCAGGACTCTGCAGAGAGGCATTTTCACACATATGAAG GAAATTCAACTGATCTCTTAAATGACAGCCTTCATGGAAAGAGTCAATCAGAGAGGGCAATGACTCCTGAGAAGAAAACAGATCAAGGAAATTCTATTTGGTCGATTGTTAATCCAATTATCGCTGATCTCAT AAGAACTGAAGAATTTTCTAACTTCTACATTCACCCGTATACACAGAAGCAATTGCTGCAGATGCCCAATGGGTTGCTTTGCAAGAATAGAGTGG GTGCAAAGGAGGGAGATCTCTCTCGTCTGGTGGCATCTTCAAATGCTAGTGTTTGCTGCAGTCACCAAAGTGAACATTCAATGTGCAATGAAAAGAGTTGTCCTGTTGATGATTTAGAGCTGTCAGTTAAGGCTAGAAAATTGGGAGCTCTCAGTTTTTCTCCAGAGGATGAAGTGGAAGGGGAAATTATATTTTATCAGCATAGGTTACTGGGCAACGCAGTTTCAAGAAACCATGTTACCG ATAATTTAGTTTCTAGGGTTGCTAAAAGTCTACCACAGGAGGTTGAAGCATCAAGGACAAAGATATGGGATACTATGCTTGTTAATCGATATCTTTATGAGCTAAGAGAAGCAAAGAAGCAGGGCCGTAAAGAGAGAAGACATAAGGAGGCACAGGCAGTGTTGGCTGCTGCAACTGCTGCTGTAGCTGCTTCCTCCAGGATTTCATCAAGAAAAGATGGCTTGGAAGATTCTAGTCATCAAGAG AATGTATTGAAGCTGAATGCTTCTGTTGGAAGGGCCGGCATTAACTCTCAGACAAGAGCAAAAGATGCACTTTCTAGGAATGCTGTCTCAAGGACTCCATCTGAAAAGTACTCAGATATTGTTCAATCAGTTACAGATTTTTCTAAAGGACATCCTAGGTCGTGCGATATCTGCAGGAGATCTGAGACCGTACTGAATCCTATTTTAGTCTGTTCTGGCTGCAAG GTTGCAGTTCACTTGGATTGCTATCGCAACGTTAAAGAATCTACAGGTCCTTGGCGCTGTGAATTATGTGAAGAATTGTTCTCATCTAGATCCTCTGGAGCTCCATCTCTAAATTTTTGGGAGAAACCTTATCCTGCTGCAGAATGTGGCTTATGTGGTGGTACTACTGGTGCTTTTAGGAAATCTGTAGATGGCCAGTGGGTACATGCTTTCTGTGCTGAG TGGGTTCTTGAATCAACATTCAGAAGGGGACAAGTTAATCCTGTTGAGGGAATG CATTTGGCTTCAAGCGGGGTTGACGTTTGTTGTATATGTTGTTGCAAGCGTGGTGCATGCATTAAG TGTGGTTATGGTCACTGTCAGATCACTTTCCATCCCTCTTGTGCTAGAAGTGCTGGCTTCTGTATGAATGTGAAGCTTGGTGGTGGCAAATTGCATCACAAAGCTTATTGTGAACAGCACAGTGTGGAGCAGAGAGCAaag GCTGAAACTCAAAAACATGGAATTGAGGAGTTGAAAAACATGAAGCAAATTCGG GTTGAACTGGAAAGATTACGCCTTCTTTGTGAAAGAATAATCAAACGtgaaaaattgaag CGAGAGTTGGTTCTTTGCTCACATGAAATACTTGCCTGTAAAAGAGATCATGTTACTCGTGCTGTGCTTGTTCATAGTCCCTTTTTCCATCCGGATGTTAGCTCCGAATCTGCAACAACTTCTCTCAAGGGCCATACAGATGATAACAAATCATGCAGTGAAGCAATGCGATCTGATGATGTAACTGTGGACAGTACACTTTCAGTGAAGCACCAAGCAAAGGTTCCTGTGCCTGTGGACAATTATCAAAGAACTGATGACAGCTCCACTTCCCAAAGCCTCTTTGTTCGGAAGCCAACTGAGAGGGTGCCATTTTCTGGGCAGCAAATCCCACACAGATATTCTCTTGCATCTCGTAATGCTTTGGATAATGCAGaatggaactcaaaatccaggaAG CCAATTGAAACATTTGAAAAGGAGCTGGTAATGACATCGGATGAAGCATCGATGAAGAATTCACGGTTACCAAAAGGATATTGTTATGTTCCTGTCGATTGTCTTCCCAAGGAGAAGCACCTCACACGAGATACCACTTCTGATGGACAGTTGGAGCACAATGGTTAG